In Fusobacterium sp. DD2, the genomic stretch CTGGAACAGATTGTATTTTTATGCTTTCAATACCTGATACAGAGGTTGATGATATGCTTTGTAAATTAAAGACATTCAGAGCTTCTTTACCATATGAAATCGTCATGAGTGTTGGGGTTATTCCTATGGAAAGAACAATTCCTGATCTTCTAAGAGATGATAAGGTAGCAGTTGATGAAGAATTATTAAAGAGATTGAAAGAAAAATC encodes the following:
- a CDS encoding PG0541 family transporter-associated protein, coding for MGEMNNKMVMIYINESHKNLLEKFFDDISFYYYTVQRKVESVWSEKLKHKNTNVWPGTDCIFMLSIPDTEVDDMLCKLKTFRASLPYEIVMSVGVIPMERTIPDLLRDDKVAVDEELLKRLKEKSQRR